The following are from one region of the Coccinella septempunctata chromosome 7, icCocSept1.1, whole genome shotgun sequence genome:
- the LOC123316929 gene encoding craniofacial development protein 2-like, protein MEGSSIHHYRLQNGFPQAQWTYSRNGWVLRCRRQRETTALHSQENSLLLMKVKDTVDSSCCDPTHTRRHTDSGSDGVKCATGCKGVGNQVPCRNYVTGTNTNINLRKKRRIGTWNIRGLVQHSGKLQIIEREMRTYNLDILGLSETHWRNSGHFRTAEGNTVYFSGPENTSSNGVAIIVPPKLNNSVVGYRAVDDRIIHVKIQTTTTIAHFLQIYAPTSISSEMEIEAFYGRLEEILTDIPNRDLLFILGDFNAKVGKSSEVERAVGKFGLGQRNERGDRLLEFCIQKNLAITNTLFKHHPRRQFTWRSPDGRTKNQIDYILIKQRWRSSATNCRAYPGADCGTDHQLLVLDFRLRFKIVSPKQIRKAMIPQPSKVQDFRLDIESKLCLDQVESDPEKG, encoded by the coding sequence ATGGAGGGCAGCAGTATCCATCATTACCGGCTTCAGAACGGATTTCCCCAGGCGCAATGGACGTATTCTAGAAACGGCTGGGTACTGCGGTGCAGAAGGCAACGGGAAACCACTGCACTACATTCCCAAGAGAATTCTCTCCTCCTAATGAAAGTCAAAGATACGGTTGATAGTTCGTGCTGCGATCCGACTCACACTCGGCGCCATACTGATTCCGGGTCGGATGGTGTGAAATGTGCTACCGGCTGCAAAGGTGTGGGGAATCAGGTACCTTGCAGAAATTATGTTACTGGAACCAACACAAATATAAATCTCCGAAAGAAAAGGAGGATTGGGACATGGAACATCCGAGGTCTGGTCCAACATTCTGGGAAGCTACAGATCATCGAGAGAGAGATGAGAACTTACAATCTTGATATTCTGGGACTGTCGGAAACACATTGGCGGAATAGTGGACATTTCAGAACCGCCGAGGGAAACACCGTCTACTTTTCGGGTCCAGAAAATACGAGCTCGAATGGTGTCGCAATAATTGTGCCTCCGAAACTGAATAACTCTGTAGTTGGATACCGTGCAGTAGATGACAGAATAATACATGTCAAGATACAAACCACCACAACAATAGCGCATTTTCTACAAATCTATGCACCAACATCGATATCCTCGGAAATGGAGATAGAAGCGTTCTACGGTCGTCTTGAGGAGATTCTTACCGATATCCCAAACCGTGACCTATTGTTCATCTTAGGCGATTTCAATGCCAAGGTCGGAAAATCTTCAGAAGTCGAACGCGCTGTGGGAAAGTTTGGACTGGGCCAGAGAAATGAGAGAGGAGATCGCCTCTTGGAGTTTTGCATACAAAAGAACCTTGCAATTACTAACACTCTCTTCAAACACCACCCTCGAAGACAATTCACGTGGCGGAGCCCGGATGGTCGAACCAAAAACCAGATTGACTACATTCTGATCAAACAACGATGGAGATCGTCGGCCACGAACTGCAGAGCCTACCCTGGAGCGGACTGCGGAACAGATCACCAACTTTTAGTTCTCGATTTCAGGCTTCGTTTTAAAATAGTGTCTCCGAAACAAATAAGAAAGGCCATGATACCGCAACCATCAAAAGTCCAAGATTTTAGGTTGGACATAGAAAGTAAACTCTGCCTAGATCAGGTAGAGAGCGATCCTGAAAAAGGCTGA